The nucleotide sequence GGCAGGCATCTGATTATATCCGTTGTATCCGGAGCTTCAATTCAATCCATACAGCAGCAAATACCGGATGGGTTGCCGGTCACAAGAGCCATGCCCAATACGGCAATTGCGATCCGTGAATCGATGACCTGTATCTGCGGCAGCGAAAACGACCAAAAATCGCTTGAAGCAACCCTTCAAATTTTTGACACCGTTGGAGTAACGAGGGTAATCAGGGAAGATCAGATGACCTCCGCAACGGCTCTTTGTGCATGTGGTATTGCCTTTTTTCTGCGTGCCATCCGCGCAGCGTCGCAGGGTGGAATTGAAATCGGGTTTGATTCCACTGAAGCCATCACCATGGCAACACAAACGGCCCTTGGAGCAGCTGGACTACTGAAAGCGATGAAAAATCACCCCGAATTTGAAATTGACAGAGTTACCACACCTAAAGGCTGTACCATCTCCGGGTTGAATCAAATGGAGCATGGAGGGTTCAGCTCTGCGATGATTCGCGGGATCGTCACATCATCAGAAAAAGCAGAAAAACTCTACTGAATAGACAGGTTAAATGTTTTTTTGACAAAAATCTGAGTTTGACGGCAGGATTTGAATCGCCCGCAGCTAACTTGCAGCAGGCACCCTCACCTCAAAGTGAGCACCAATCATACACTCCATTCAATCCTTCTTTTGGATTGAATGAATATACAAACCCGGGAAAACATGGGCTGTTTCAGGCACTCACTTTAAATCCTGTCAAATCTCGAAATCTCCTTCTTCAAAATCACCCATGCCTCCAAGCATGCTGCCGAGCATATCGGTATAAGAACGTGAGTCGTCCAGGTCGTCTTTGCCCAGTTTGGAAAACTGGTGAAGGCCGTCAATCACAAAATCCATTACCGCATAGAGGTCTTTCTTGTCCGGAGATGCATAGTTTTTAACCAGCTTTTGCAGGCCATTCACCTTATCCAGCTTCT is from Rhodohalobacter mucosus and encodes:
- the proC gene encoding pyrroline-5-carboxylate reductase, which encodes MGSNQNTMAILGAGNIGCAIADGLARSGEFSPSAITLTRRRTDKLESFENQGFRVTSDNLLAVNASKILILCVEPHQLNDLLSEISSALDPGRHLIISVVSGASIQSIQQQIPDGLPVTRAMPNTAIAIRESMTCICGSENDQKSLEATLQIFDTVGVTRVIREDQMTSATALCACGIAFFLRAIRAASQGGIEIGFDSTEAITMATQTALGAAGLLKAMKNHPEFEIDRVTTPKGCTISGLNQMEHGGFSSAMIRGIVTSSEKAEKLY